A window of Bacilli bacterium PM5-9 genomic DNA:
TAGTTAGTTATATTAGCTTTTGGTTAAATCAATCTTTTTTAGATATTAGTGGAACTAAAAAAGGAGTGAGAAATAATTTAATTAATTATCTTATAAGAATGTTTCTTTATATGTTGTGTTTATCATTAACATATAAGTTCTTTGGTATAGAAGCTATGTTAATTGCCTTTGCAGGTTGTTTAACAATTAGATTGTCTATTTTAATTATCGGAATAAAGGGGGGTATGATTAATGGAAATAATAAATAAATATGTTGAAGCTCAATCTGAACAAACATGGGTATTTATGGGAATTGCATTTGCTCTTAGTATTTTGTTTGTTATTGGTGGAAAATATATTGATAAGCAAGATCCAATGAAAAAGCCATCTAAGTTTATGATTATTGTTGATGTGTTTTATGGATTTATCTTTAATTTGTATAATTCAATATTTAAAGGTCACTGTAAATCAATTTTGCCATATTCAGCAATGCTAATTATTCTTTTATTTACAATGAACTGGATTGGTTTATTTTTACCAGTTGCA
This region includes:
- a CDS encoding hypothetical protein (product_source=Hypo-rule applied; superfamily=82861; transmembrane_helix_parts=Inside_1_8,TMhelix_9_26,Outside_27_29,TMhelix_30_52,Inside_53_64,TMhelix_65_83,Outside_84_87,TMhelix_88_110,Inside_111_120), whose translation is MIIDEIKKMGVLIGIVCSVLVGLIFMRVDLIACYIVGWLVSYISFWLNQSFLDISGTKKGVRNNLINYLIRMFLYMLCLSLTYKFFGIEAMLIAFAGCLTIRLSILIIGIKGGMINGNNK